In one window of Armatimonadota bacterium DNA:
- a CDS encoding cold-shock protein — MTTGKVKWFNDAKGYGFIETDEGDVFVHHSAIQSDGFRSLSEGQEVELEVTQGAKGPQAAKVRPR, encoded by the coding sequence ATGACAACTGGCAAAGTCAAGTGGTTCAACGACGCGAAGGGCTACGGCTTCATCGAGACTGATGAGGGTGATGTGTTCGTGCATCACTCCGCGATTCAGTCCGACGGGTTCCGTTCCCTGAGCGAGGGCCAGGAAGTCGAACTCGAGGTGACCCAGGGCGCCAAGGGCCCCCAGGCCGCCAAGGTTCGACCCCGCTAG
- the moeB gene encoding molybdopterin-synthase adenylyltransferase MoeB produces MALTEHQGRRYARHVSLPEVGEAGQERLLRARVLVVGAGGLGSPAVAYLAAAGVGAIGVADGEVVELSNLQRQIIHATSELACPKTQSAARRLHDLNPEVRVIPHEDRLSARNLPGIIQDYDFILDCTDNIASRYLLNDACVLTGKPLSHAAVARFEGQITTIVPGRGPCYRCLYPEPPAPGAVPDAAQAGIFNIAPAVIGAMQAAETMKWILGAGELLVGRLVVYDALTASFCEVLVERDPNCAVCGSEPTITQLRDIR; encoded by the coding sequence ATGGCTCTCACGGAACACCAGGGTCGGAGATATGCGCGCCACGTATCGCTGCCCGAGGTCGGCGAGGCCGGCCAGGAGCGCTTGCTTCGGGCGAGGGTGCTGGTCGTGGGCGCGGGCGGATTGGGTTCGCCGGCGGTTGCGTATCTCGCTGCAGCAGGGGTGGGTGCCATCGGCGTCGCCGACGGCGAGGTCGTTGAACTCAGCAATCTCCAGCGTCAGATCATCCACGCCACGTCCGAGTTGGCCTGCCCGAAGACGCAATCGGCAGCGCGCCGCCTCCACGACCTCAATCCCGAGGTGCGGGTGATTCCGCACGAGGATCGCCTCTCCGCGCGCAACCTGCCGGGCATAATACAGGACTACGACTTCATCCTGGACTGCACGGACAACATCGCGTCGCGCTATCTCCTCAACGACGCGTGCGTGCTGACCGGCAAGCCTTTGTCCCACGCGGCCGTTGCGCGCTTCGAGGGACAGATAACGACAATCGTGCCGGGACGGGGACCGTGCTATCGCTGCCTCTATCCCGAGCCGCCCGCGCCGGGCGCCGTGCCGGATGCCGCACAGGCGGGGATCTTCAACATCGCGCCTGCGGTGATTGGCGCGATGCAGGCCGCCGAGACCATGAAATGGATTCTCGGCGCGGGGGAGTTGCTCGTCGGTCGGCTCGTCGTCTATGATGCGCTCACCGCGAGCTTCTGCGAGGTCTTAGTCGAGCGCGATCCCAACTGCGCCGTGTGCGGCAGTGAGCCGACGATAACCCAACTGCGCGACATCCGGTAG
- a CDS encoding peroxiredoxin, translating into MSLVTQQAPDFEMEGVVGGKFEKVSLRGLRGKWVVLFFYPGDFTFVCPTEIKEFSKRNDEFANAGAEILAVSVDSKYSHLAWQKEIGDIAYPMLSDMTKRVSRDYRVLLENEGVSLRGLFIIDPEGVVRYELVHDLSVGRSVDETFRVLEALQTGELCPVDWQPGEETLKGA; encoded by the coding sequence ATGAGCCTGGTGACCCAGCAAGCCCCTGATTTTGAGATGGAGGGGGTGGTTGGCGGCAAGTTCGAGAAGGTCAGCCTGCGCGGCCTGCGCGGCAAATGGGTCGTGCTGTTCTTCTACCCCGGTGACTTCACGTTTGTGTGCCCGACGGAGATCAAGGAGTTCAGCAAGAGGAACGACGAGTTCGCCAACGCCGGCGCCGAGATCCTCGCGGTCAGCGTGGACAGCAAATACTCGCATCTGGCGTGGCAGAAGGAAATCGGCGACATCGCGTACCCGATGCTGAGCGACATGACGAAGCGCGTCAGTCGCGACTACCGCGTGCTGCTGGAGAACGAGGGGGTGTCGCTGCGCGGGCTGTTCATCATTGACCCCGAAGGCGTCGTCAGATACGAACTGGTGCACGACCTGAGCGTGGGACGCAGTGTCGACGAGACCTTCCGCGTGCTCGAAGCCCTCCAGACAGGCGAGCTGTGCCCGGTGGACTGGCAGCCAGGTGAGGAGACGCTGAAGGGCGCCTGA
- a CDS encoding ABC transporter substrate-binding protein, which produces MRHAFLVFLVVGALFALLARRGGDGGGADGRTAIEFWAYAGGGSSDLTMRCWDEMARAFERANPGVRVRMVTNISHGQYLSVLTTRFIGGNPPDVFIMDDNTTPDLNRERLLLPLNEFIDRDPDYHLEDFPPSMLRDGCVGTVRYSIPFYGGYGCLFYRTDLFRRAGVEPPTTWQELLDACRALQAKLGMKYPFAMEPTAGFWMMPWIWQNGGDILSPDHRKVLVDTPQAIGAVQFVHDLMYKHAVMDPSLASGTTLDSLWSSGQVAFMINGAWIIGMHDRNFPQWQGKWQIAPLPAGVANVGFFGGQHLMIAKACKHPEEAWRFMVFVTSPQSQLQWAELTGSPPSNLRVFEMPEFRAGQPQLARMREAMLHGRNNPLAPFFVKIWYGRFQSRVLDVVMKDPHADIAAAMGEAAREMQAVVDDYWMIHTHFVQGGCGPE; this is translated from the coding sequence ATGAGGCACGCATTTCTAGTCTTTCTCGTGGTCGGCGCGCTGTTCGCGCTGCTCGCGCGGCGGGGCGGCGACGGCGGCGGAGCGGACGGGCGCACGGCGATTGAGTTCTGGGCCTACGCGGGGGGCGGATCGTCGGACTTGACCATGCGCTGCTGGGACGAGATGGCGCGCGCCTTCGAGCGGGCCAACCCCGGCGTGCGCGTGAGGATGGTGACCAACATCAGCCACGGCCAGTACCTGTCGGTGCTGACGACGCGGTTCATCGGCGGCAATCCTCCCGACGTGTTCATCATGGACGACAACACGACGCCCGACCTCAACCGCGAGCGGCTGCTGCTGCCGTTGAACGAGTTCATTGACCGCGACCCCGACTACCACCTCGAGGACTTCCCACCCAGCATGCTGCGCGACGGCTGCGTCGGGACAGTCCGCTACAGCATTCCGTTCTACGGGGGCTACGGGTGCCTGTTCTATCGCACCGATCTGTTCCGGAGAGCCGGCGTCGAGCCGCCGACGACGTGGCAGGAGCTGCTCGACGCCTGCCGCGCGCTGCAAGCCAAGCTCGGCATGAAGTACCCGTTCGCCATGGAGCCCACCGCCGGATTCTGGATGATGCCGTGGATCTGGCAGAACGGCGGCGACATCCTGAGCCCCGACCATCGCAAGGTCCTGGTTGACACGCCGCAAGCCATCGGGGCGGTGCAATTCGTGCACGACCTGATGTACAAGCACGCGGTGATGGATCCGTCCCTGGCGTCCGGCACGACCCTCGATTCCCTGTGGTCGTCCGGGCAGGTTGCATTCATGATCAACGGGGCCTGGATCATCGGCATGCACGACCGCAATTTCCCGCAGTGGCAGGGCAAGTGGCAGATCGCGCCGCTGCCGGCGGGCGTCGCGAACGTCGGCTTCTTCGGCGGCCAGCACTTGATGATCGCCAAGGCGTGCAAGCACCCGGAGGAGGCGTGGCGGTTTATGGTCTTTGTCACGTCGCCGCAGAGCCAACTGCAGTGGGCCGAACTCACCGGTTCGCCGCCATCCAACCTGCGCGTGTTCGAGATGCCGGAGTTTCGCGCGGGACAGCCGCAGCTTGCGCGCATGCGCGAGGCCATGCTCCACGGGCGCAACAACCCGCTCGCGCCGTTCTTCGTCAAGATCTGGTACGGGCGGTTTCAGAGCCGCGTGCTCGATGTCGTGATGAAGGATCCGCATGCCGACATCGCCGCAGCGATGGGCGAAGCGGCGCGCGAGATGCAGGCGGTCGTGGACGATTACTGGATGATTCACACGCACTTCGTGCAGGGAGGATGCGGCCCTGAGTAA
- a CDS encoding HAMP domain-containing histidine kinase, translating into MMRARQGPDAVQERQEVLSAHELIERVAWIVRLRWVAAACVAAAITIARWQFGLPLPAGPLYVITAALVAYNAVMWGLTRRLQGWQPRSALAASALANIQISADLFFLAALLYFSGGIENPFTFYFVFHIVIASILLSRRATFFQTALASAYVVAMAVVQSEDLAPHFHLTGVLADHAHRKAVLAYGTSFVVASTLFLTAYFATSITARLREREAEILGLSRSLEEKAADLSRANEKLRISERTKSEYMRRVAHELRSPLATVYQMVGLVADGRKGDIPLAAGETLARVRVRLKLLMDVARDLLALSRAREADLSRELQETTLAEAVAACLPDLQERAQEAGLRLDVSVPDELPAIAGDPESLPQLVANLCTNAIKYTPAGGSVRITGCAEQGRVELAVADSGIGIPRDELSHVFNEFYRAGNAREACEDGTGLGLSIVNAICFAHRAEILVESEVGQGTTFRVRFPIASARPGSMRPTPDRPGQ; encoded by the coding sequence ATGATGCGCGCCCGTCAAGGTCCGGATGCAGTGCAAGAGCGCCAAGAGGTGCTGTCTGCGCACGAACTCATCGAGCGCGTTGCGTGGATTGTGCGCTTGCGGTGGGTGGCGGCCGCCTGCGTCGCCGCTGCAATAACTATCGCGCGCTGGCAGTTCGGGCTGCCGCTGCCGGCGGGCCCCCTCTATGTCATCACTGCCGCACTCGTCGCGTACAACGCGGTCATGTGGGGCCTCACCAGGCGACTGCAGGGGTGGCAGCCCCGCTCCGCTCTTGCGGCCTCCGCCCTTGCCAATATCCAGATCTCCGCCGACCTCTTCTTCCTCGCTGCGCTGCTCTATTTCTCCGGGGGGATCGAGAACCCGTTCACCTTTTACTTCGTGTTCCACATCGTCATCGCCAGTATTCTGCTCTCGCGCCGGGCGACGTTCTTCCAGACCGCCCTTGCCTCCGCGTACGTCGTCGCTATGGCCGTCGTGCAAAGCGAAGACCTCGCGCCCCACTTCCATCTCACCGGCGTCCTCGCCGACCACGCGCATCGCAAAGCCGTGCTCGCCTACGGCACCTCCTTCGTCGTCGCCAGCACGCTGTTTCTCACCGCGTATTTCGCGACCTCGATCACGGCACGCCTGCGCGAGCGCGAGGCCGAGATCCTCGGCCTCAGCCGATCGCTTGAGGAGAAAGCCGCCGACCTCAGCCGCGCCAATGAGAAGCTCCGCATCAGCGAGCGCACCAAGTCGGAGTACATGCGCCGCGTCGCGCACGAGCTGCGCTCCCCTCTCGCGACCGTGTACCAGATGGTGGGCTTGGTGGCGGACGGGCGCAAGGGAGACATCCCGCTCGCCGCCGGCGAGACGCTCGCGCGCGTGCGCGTGCGCTTGAAGTTGCTGATGGACGTCGCGCGCGACCTCCTCGCGCTGTCGCGGGCGCGCGAGGCAGACCTGTCGCGTGAACTGCAAGAAACGACGCTCGCGGAGGCGGTCGCGGCCTGTTTGCCCGACCTCCAGGAGCGGGCGCAGGAAGCAGGCCTGAGACTCGATGTCAGCGTCCCGGACGAGCTGCCCGCCATCGCCGGAGATCCGGAGTCGCTGCCACAGTTAGTCGCCAATCTATGCACGAACGCCATCAAGTACACTCCTGCTGGCGGCTCGGTTCGGATTACCGGCTGCGCGGAGCAGGGCCGGGTCGAACTCGCTGTCGCAGACTCAGGCATCGGCATCCCCCGCGACGAGCTATCCCACGTCTTCAACGAGTTCTACCGCGCTGGCAATGCCCGAGAGGCCTGTGAGGACGGGACCGGACTCGGCCTTTCCATCGTCAACGCCATCTGCTTCGCCCACCGCGCCGAGATCCTGGTCGAAAGCGAAGTCGGCCAGGGGACGACGTTTCGCGTGCGTTTCCCGATTGCGTCGGCGCGGCCCGGCTCGATGCGGCCGACGCCGGACCGCCCGGGGCAGTGA
- a CDS encoding sugar phosphate isomerase/epimerase, with protein sequence MRFGVADYGMSVWDGGGFDSEERWAGLKAIGYDGIERIYAVTADDAMSKAARIRRMGMDFGTCLGPNPEASIQWTAALGKSYVWVAVAARDFDTFCRQVNIQAAACSRWGIRLGLHNHLGSLIEKQSQLEEFLARCPGCGIILDTAHLAAADGSPIEIVEKHPHRLVAVHLKDWLLLKPEIGLDNWTERGRFCELGAGNIGLDNAGVVRALVEAGYDGWVFVEQDTHLQDPLQDLAISRQYLRDAGL encoded by the coding sequence ATGAGATTCGGTGTTGCGGACTACGGCATGAGCGTGTGGGACGGCGGCGGCTTCGATTCCGAGGAGCGCTGGGCCGGGCTCAAGGCGATCGGCTACGACGGCATCGAGCGGATCTACGCCGTCACCGCCGACGACGCCATGTCCAAGGCCGCGCGTATCCGCAGGATGGGCATGGACTTCGGCACGTGCCTCGGCCCCAATCCGGAAGCATCCATCCAGTGGACCGCTGCCTTGGGCAAGTCCTACGTATGGGTCGCTGTAGCCGCCCGGGACTTCGACACCTTCTGCCGCCAGGTGAATATCCAGGCCGCTGCATGCTCGCGCTGGGGCATCCGCCTCGGCCTGCACAATCACCTCGGCTCGCTGATCGAGAAGCAGTCGCAGTTGGAGGAGTTCCTCGCGCGCTGCCCCGGATGCGGCATCATCCTAGACACCGCGCACCTCGCCGCCGCGGACGGAAGCCCGATCGAGATCGTAGAGAAACACCCGCATCGCCTGGTCGCGGTGCACCTCAAGGACTGGCTGCTGCTGAAACCGGAGATCGGCCTCGACAACTGGACCGAGCGCGGGCGGTTCTGCGAGCTGGGCGCGGGCAACATCGGCCTCGACAACGCCGGCGTCGTGCGCGCGCTGGTGGAGGCCGGTTACGACGGCTGGGTCTTCGTCGAGCAAGATACCCATCTCCAAGACCCGCTGCAAGACCTCGCCATCAGCAGGCAGTATCTCCGCGACGCGGGCTTGTGA
- a CDS encoding response regulator, with the protein MQAKDARILVVEDDVDAADVVKTVLEAEGYQVSLADSAAKAWEAVGAERPDLIILDVMMPSGTEGFHFVWDLRNADDERLRDVPIIVLSAIHGTTPLRFYPGEGDDTYEPGEYLPVQAFLDKPVEPKKLLAEVARVLARPSA; encoded by the coding sequence ATGCAAGCGAAAGACGCGAGGATTCTAGTGGTCGAGGATGATGTTGACGCGGCCGACGTCGTGAAGACGGTGCTGGAAGCGGAGGGTTATCAGGTCAGCCTGGCGGATTCGGCCGCCAAGGCGTGGGAGGCCGTCGGCGCGGAGCGCCCCGATCTGATCATTCTCGACGTGATGATGCCCTCCGGCACAGAGGGCTTCCACTTCGTATGGGACCTGCGCAATGCCGATGATGAGCGACTGCGCGATGTACCGATCATCGTGCTGAGCGCGATTCACGGCACCACGCCCCTGCGTTTCTACCCCGGCGAGGGCGACGATACCTACGAGCCCGGCGAGTATCTGCCGGTTCAGGCATTCCTGGACAAGCCGGTGGAGCCGAAGAAGCTGCTCGCCGAGGTCGCGCGCGTCCTGGCGCGACCGTCGGCATGA
- a CDS encoding aminotransferase class I/II-fold pyridoxal phosphate-dependent enzyme: MPVRTFDDEELQAVRAVLESGNLSSMGGPATPAFEAAFAEALGARRGVAMNSAMSVLHSAVMAAAAGAGDEVICDPVCVFGAVAVMYNNAVPVFVDVNRVTWNMDPDLIEARITERTKAMIVTHVCGLPAEMDRIMAVARRHGLIVIEDCAHSLFATYQGKNTGTWGHIGSFSFQMSKQMALGDGGMAVTDDEALAKALGLHASAPTFHSVAFGLHFNYRMNEQTAAIGLVQLKRARGYIDGLVENAGLYDAAVEGCDWIEIQRGPDEAQHTFHLWGATFRGDEKGMALDDFKRVLAEEEAPLSVGYTNMPAYKHPLIAERLGYGRGCPLDCPLYVGRGNQYPDGLCPNAEWLLPRIILGYPFGARDDHERGAEKVRRVIERLA, translated from the coding sequence ATGCCGGTCAGGACATTCGACGACGAGGAACTGCAGGCGGTCAGGGCCGTGCTGGAGTCGGGGAACTTGTCCTCGATGGGCGGGCCTGCGACGCCCGCATTCGAGGCCGCGTTCGCCGAGGCGCTGGGAGCGCGCCGCGGTGTCGCGATGAACTCTGCGATGTCCGTGCTGCACAGCGCGGTGATGGCCGCCGCGGCGGGCGCGGGAGACGAGGTCATCTGCGACCCGGTGTGCGTGTTCGGCGCGGTCGCCGTGATGTACAACAACGCGGTGCCTGTGTTCGTGGACGTCAACCGCGTGACCTGGAACATGGACCCGGACCTGATCGAGGCCAGGATCACCGAGCGCACGAAGGCGATGATCGTCACCCATGTCTGCGGCCTGCCTGCCGAGATGGATCGCATCATGGCAGTTGCGCGCAGGCACGGCTTGATCGTGATTGAGGACTGCGCCCATTCGCTGTTCGCCACCTACCAGGGCAAGAACACGGGCACCTGGGGGCACATCGGATCGTTCAGCTTCCAGATGTCCAAGCAGATGGCCCTCGGCGACGGCGGGATGGCGGTCACCGATGACGAGGCGCTGGCCAAGGCGCTGGGGCTGCATGCCAGCGCGCCGACGTTCCACAGCGTGGCGTTCGGGCTTCATTTCAACTACCGTATGAACGAGCAGACCGCGGCGATCGGGCTGGTGCAGCTCAAGCGGGCGCGGGGGTACATTGACGGGCTGGTCGAGAACGCAGGCCTCTACGACGCCGCCGTTGAGGGGTGTGATTGGATCGAAATCCAGCGCGGCCCCGATGAAGCGCAGCATACCTTTCATCTCTGGGGCGCGACGTTCCGCGGCGATGAGAAGGGCATGGCGCTCGACGACTTCAAGCGCGTGCTGGCGGAAGAGGAGGCGCCGCTCTCGGTAGGCTACACGAATATGCCGGCGTACAAGCATCCCCTGATTGCGGAGCGCCTGGGCTATGGCCGGGGCTGCCCCCTCGACTGCCCGCTCTACGTCGGGCGCGGCAATCAGTATCCCGACGGGCTGTGTCCCAATGCGGAATGGCTTCTCCCGCGCATCATCCTCGGCTACCCCTTCGGGGCGAGAGATGACCACGAGCGCGGCGCCGAGAAGGTCAGGCGCGTGATCGAGAGGCTGGCGTGA
- a CDS encoding carbohydrate ABC transporter permease, which produces MRRRRATTKELALTAAYAMVLAAGIVVFGFPLYWMVRGSLIDQAMWMRVPLVWIPPLRDLSLNAFFSIFASEQFRMSRVLFNTATVAVLIMGLNVVFDCMAGFALSKMRLPGKTLILAVLLITMMVPFEGMMVPLYLTVTRIGLADTLLGIILPGAASAFSIVLMWRFFNSVPDEIIEAAVVDGASWGQILFLVAMPAAAPAIATIAVFSFLAGWEAFVWPMLITDPESAFDVLQKVLANATYVSMGGTTETEWAYLMAAALISTLPVLALFLLFQRFFIAGLTGGAVKG; this is translated from the coding sequence ATGAGGCGGCGGCGCGCGACGACGAAAGAGCTGGCGCTCACCGCCGCCTACGCCATGGTGCTGGCTGCCGGCATCGTCGTGTTCGGCTTTCCGCTCTATTGGATGGTGCGCGGCTCGCTCATAGACCAGGCGATGTGGATGCGGGTGCCGTTGGTCTGGATCCCGCCGCTGAGGGACCTCTCGCTCAACGCCTTCTTCAGCATTTTCGCCAGCGAGCAGTTCCGCATGTCGCGGGTGCTGTTCAACACCGCGACCGTCGCCGTGCTCATCATGGGGCTCAACGTCGTGTTCGACTGCATGGCGGGCTTCGCGCTGTCCAAGATGCGCCTGCCCGGCAAAACGCTCATCCTCGCGGTGCTGCTGATTACGATGATGGTGCCCTTCGAGGGCATGATGGTGCCGCTCTACCTCACCGTGACCCGAATCGGCCTCGCCGACACCTTGCTCGGCATCATCCTCCCCGGCGCGGCGAGCGCGTTCTCGATCGTACTGATGTGGCGGTTCTTCAACAGCGTCCCCGACGAGATCATCGAGGCCGCCGTCGTCGACGGCGCGAGCTGGGGGCAGATTCTGTTCTTAGTCGCCATGCCCGCCGCCGCGCCCGCGATCGCCACCATCGCCGTTTTCAGCTTCCTCGCGGGCTGGGAGGCGTTCGTCTGGCCGATGCTCATTACCGACCCGGAGAGCGCGTTCGACGTGCTGCAGAAAGTGCTCGCCAACGCGACCTATGTGAGCATGGGCGGGACGACCGAGACCGAATGGGCCTACCTCATGGCCGCCGCGCTCATCTCGACGCTCCCGGTGCTCGCGCTCTTCCTGCTCTTCCAGCGGTTCTTCATCGCCGGGTTGACCGGAGGCGCCGTCAAGGGGTAG
- a CDS encoding class I SAM-dependent methyltransferase — protein sequence MIPVRRRSAVVVVTHRSDTWDSYPMDYSNPHLALEPLEDEIAVVGEALNVLCEAGILPRTEYDHDKMLAHRRAVAERFEIPWTAITPRVQRLLYAINAIAQPQNMIAAGVFCGNTFISNAGAAVGPGACYTATNLIGVEVKPEEAERAERNVRRIDPTGVARVVAADAVDVVAQFQEQLDLLYLDADGDRGRGKGIYLEILEAGYALMPAGSIVLAHNSVNAAERLKHYLDFVRDPAKFRASVNVILDTEGVEVSAK from the coding sequence ATGATTCCTGTGCGTCGGAGGAGTGCCGTCGTGGTCGTGACCCATCGCAGCGATACCTGGGACAGCTACCCCATGGACTACTCGAATCCGCATCTCGCCCTCGAACCACTGGAGGACGAGATCGCGGTAGTGGGCGAGGCGCTGAACGTCCTGTGCGAGGCCGGCATCCTGCCGCGCACGGAGTACGATCACGACAAGATGCTCGCCCACCGACGGGCGGTTGCCGAGCGGTTCGAGATTCCGTGGACCGCGATCACCCCCCGCGTGCAGCGCCTGCTCTACGCGATCAACGCCATAGCGCAGCCGCAGAATATGATCGCCGCCGGCGTATTCTGCGGCAACACCTTCATTTCCAATGCCGGCGCCGCCGTCGGCCCGGGGGCGTGCTACACCGCTACGAACCTGATCGGCGTCGAGGTCAAACCGGAAGAAGCGGAACGAGCAGAGCGGAACGTCAGACGCATAGACCCCACGGGCGTCGCTCGCGTCGTGGCGGCGGATGCGGTGGATGTCGTGGCGCAGTTCCAGGAGCAGCTTGACCTGCTCTATCTCGACGCCGACGGCGACCGCGGGCGCGGCAAGGGGATCTACCTCGAGATCCTCGAGGCGGGCTATGCGCTCATGCCCGCAGGCAGCATCGTCCTCGCCCACAACAGCGTCAATGCCGCCGAGCGGCTCAAGCACTATCTCGACTTCGTCCGCGACCCCGCCAAGTTCCGCGCCAGCGTCAACGTCATCCTCGACACTGAGGGCGTAGAGGTGTCGGCGAAGTAG
- a CDS encoding thioredoxin family protein yields MTKPLDLGADSFDKEVLEETVPVVVDFWSQTCPHCQRLNPDFEKAADDDESATKFCKVAAQDAMPLFERYQVKAVPTLVIFRDGEELARQSGYRTAEQILEWLKEQLQL; encoded by the coding sequence ATGACGAAACCCTTGGACTTAGGCGCTGACAGCTTCGACAAGGAGGTACTGGAGGAGACCGTTCCGGTGGTGGTGGACTTCTGGTCGCAGACCTGCCCGCACTGCCAGCGGCTGAATCCGGATTTCGAGAAAGCTGCCGACGATGACGAGTCGGCGACGAAGTTCTGCAAGGTCGCGGCGCAGGACGCGATGCCGTTGTTCGAGCGGTACCAAGTGAAGGCGGTCCCGACACTGGTCATCTTTCGCGACGGCGAAGAACTGGCGCGACAATCAGGGTACAGGACCGCGGAGCAGATCCTGGAGTGGCTCAAGGAGCAGTTGCAGTTGTAG
- a CDS encoding sugar ABC transporter permease has product MLPAAPPGSGLTRRRHEALTGGTFLLPGLFIIFLCVMIPSALALGLSFTHCSRFLSLQWAGLYNYRKLLSDPVVLKAFGNTLRYVVVFVPANFIISMAIALLLNRQFRGIKVVRSIYFVPVAVSSVVAISIFRFMFDRNYGPINAALGTLGFEKVPWLWSAEWALWAIIMLMLWKSAAFFSLILLAALQDVPEDLKQAATVDGAGTVAQFAHVTFPSIRGVAMTVIILSSIGAFRVFEPMFVLTRGGPNDATQTVALQAYDTAFTNGELGYACAISFALLAVIVAATALLNKLTARHA; this is encoded by the coding sequence ATGCTTCCCGCGGCGCCGCCCGGCTCGGGCCTGACGAGGCGCCGGCACGAAGCGCTGACCGGCGGCACCTTCCTGCTGCCCGGCCTGTTCATCATCTTCCTCTGCGTGATGATCCCGAGCGCGCTCGCCCTCGGGCTGTCGTTCACGCATTGCAGCCGCTTCCTGTCCCTCCAGTGGGCGGGGCTCTACAACTACCGGAAGCTCCTGAGCGACCCCGTCGTGTTGAAGGCCTTCGGCAACACCTTGCGCTACGTGGTCGTGTTCGTGCCCGCGAACTTCATCATCTCGATGGCGATCGCGCTGCTCCTCAACCGTCAGTTCCGCGGCATCAAGGTCGTGCGCTCGATCTATTTCGTGCCGGTGGCGGTTTCCAGCGTCGTCGCGATCAGCATCTTCCGCTTCATGTTCGACCGCAACTACGGGCCGATCAACGCGGCGCTCGGCACGCTCGGCTTCGAGAAAGTGCCGTGGCTGTGGAGCGCGGAGTGGGCGCTGTGGGCGATCATCATGCTCATGCTGTGGAAGAGTGCGGCGTTCTTCTCGCTCATCCTGCTCGCGGCGCTGCAAGACGTGCCCGAGGACCTCAAGCAGGCCGCGACGGTTGATGGCGCGGGCACGGTCGCGCAATTCGCGCACGTCACGTTCCCCTCGATTCGCGGCGTCGCGATGACGGTGATCATCCTGTCGAGCATCGGGGCGTTCCGCGTCTTCGAGCCGATGTTCGTCCTGACCAGAGGCGGGCCGAACGATGCCACCCAGACGGTTGCCCTCCAGGCCTATGACACGGCGTTCACCAACGGCGAGCTGGGCTACGCGTGCGCGATTTCGTTCGCACTGCTCGCCGTGATCGTGGCCGCGACCGCGCTGCTCAACAAGCTCACTGCGAGGCACGCATGA